A region of the Melospiza melodia melodia isolate bMelMel2 chromosome 14, bMelMel2.pri, whole genome shotgun sequence genome:
ttttttaaaaactttgtACAGTTATAGTAAACCAAACACCATTTGTGCTGTTATATTTCTGTATTTCAAGGAGACAGAACACCGAGCAATGCTTTATAGGgcaaaaagaatattttttcatACTTTTTACTTCATATTTTTTCATGTTACTGCTCTTCTCTGCCCTGGAGAGGATGAGACTCCTGTACTCAGAGGGTCAGAATACTCTTCTTGGCAGCTGAGCTTCAACTGCCTGCATTGCAGAGGTTGGATGGGAGCAACTCCACCAGGCAGCACTAGTGAAAGATAGGCAGACACTCAGCGTCTGTACAGACTGACGGAAACCAAAGCACATAGAACCCACCTCATCTCAGACAGAGCCATCCAGAACCCAGGGAAGAAAGAGCCCAGTCCTCACAAAACGCTGTGACAATGTATTCTCAACATATTTGCTTTCCTGAGCTGGGAAAGGGGTTTTCTAAATGTTATGAAGGAGAAGATCTGGAAGAGTCTGCCAAAGTGTGCGTTTGTGTCATGAGACAGAAGAAAAGCTTGACTGCCTAGTtacaaagaaagagagaaaacagcaTAGCTGGAGTGCTAACCCCACTCTTAAACACTTCCCAGAAATTACCATAACAGCTGAAACATAGAATTGCCTCAGTGTGAGAACCTGAGtgacttttctttcttatttgtgCTATGGAGGGGCAGAAAATATTTATTCTGAAATGAGTTTTGAAGGAAGTTGATTACACCAATTGAAAATACAAATTTACTCTAGAGGTACCACTGCCACATGCTGTGGCCTGGATATCTTCCTTCCCACATAGGCCACGAAGCCGCTGGCTGTGCAGACCCCAGCTAGTCAAAGGAAAGAGCGTTGAACTGTCCTGCAGAGAGTGTGCCAGCATTGTCTGGGGCCATGTCCTCGCTGCTGACAGGGACACCGGGGAAATCCTGTTCCTCATTGGGGCCCTGGCCCACGGCGCAGTGCTGtgggggcaggctgggcaggatggGCTTGAGGAATCTGAACTCGCTGTTGCCCGAGCCCGTGGTGAGGCTGATCTCGTAGCAATAGGCGCGGGGCAGGGTCCCTGCAGCGGCTGCATCGGCCAGGCCGCTCTGCAAGGTGTCGGCAGCATAGAGCACAGGGCCAGCCTTCAGCTCCTTCCTCCTGCACACCTTGCGAGCCACGAGGACTGTGGtggagatgaggaagaggagggagacaaagaCCAAGGCAATGATTAAATAGGTGGTCAGGGAGGCGGCGGCCTGATCCTCGCTGGCCGGGCTGCTGTGCGGGAGGCGCACGTCGGAGAAGTCCTTGAGCAGGAGAGCGCTGAGAGCTGCCgtggctgacagcgggggcttgCCGTTGTCTCTGACCAGCACCACCAGCTTCTGCTTGACGCTGTCTCTCTCTGTCACCGGCCTCCTGAGACGCACCTCGCCGCTTTGCAGGCCCACGGAAAACAGGCCTGGGTCGGTGGCCCTGAGCAGGTGGTAGGAGAGCCACGAGTTCTGTCCCGAGTCGGCATCGACGGCCACCACTTTGCTGATGAGGTAGCCCGCCTCAGCCGACACGGGCACCAGCTCACTGGAGGCCGGGCCGCTCTCCTGGGCCGGGTAGAGCACGAGCGGGGCGTTGTCGTTCTCGTCCAGCACCACCAGGCGCACGGTGACGTTGGCTCTCAGCGGAGGAGAGCCCGCGTCAGAGGCACTGACCGTCACCTCGGTCTGCCTCAAGCGCTCGTAGTCCAGGGGCCGCAGCACAAACACGTGTCCCTTCTCTGAGTTCACCGAGATGCAGGAGCACCAGGCCCGCTCTGGCccttgctctgctgccagggaatagGTCACCTTGGCATTCAGCCCCACGTCAGCATCTGCAGCGCTCACGGCTCCCACAAACACCGTGGGCACGTTGTTCTCACGCACGTACATGGTGTAGGAGGTCTGGTTGAAGACGGGGGCATTGTCATTGACGTCGGAGATGTCCACGGTGAAAGTGTGCGTGCTGGTGAGAGGAGGCGAGCCCGCATCTGCTGCCGTCACACTGAGGATGTACTGAGGCGTCTCCTCGCGGTCCAGCGCGCTCACTGTCACCAGCTCATAGTAATTCTTGTAGGCTGGCCGCAGGGAGAagaagagctgatcctgcagggcacaggagatCTTCCCGTTGGCACCAGAATCCCGGTCCCTGACCGTAAACAGGGCAACCACCGTGCCGGGCACTGTGTTCTCGGGGAGGGGACTGCTGAAGGAACTGACCACCAGCTCTGGGGCATTGTCATTCACATCCACCACCTCCACCAACACCTTGCAGATTGCTGACAGCCCTCCACCATCTGTGGCTCTCACACGGATTTCATGATTCTGTGCTGCCTCAAAGTCCAGTGGTTTTGTGAGTTTAATTTCACCAGTTATGGGATCAATCACAAATGCAGAATCACTCTGTCCCACTGCCTGGCTGATTTGATAGGAAATCTCACCATTAACTCCTGCATCTGGGTCAGTTGCCAGCACAGTCAACACCACTGAACCTTCTGGCATGTTCTCCCGAATCTTTCCTATGTACTCCTCCTGTGTGAACATCGGAGAATTGTCATTTACATCTAGAATGACAACATTGATTTCAGTGGTCCCACTTCTGGGTGGAGAGCCCCCATCTACAGCAATAAGTCTGAAACCCATctcttcctgctcctctctgTCTAGTGGCTTCTCCAAAACAAGTTCAAGATACTTCTTCCCTGTAATCCCAGTCCCATAGGAGACACTGAAATGCTCATTCTCGGGAGTAATGCTGTAAACCTGGACAGCGTTGCTGCCAATATCTAGAtcctgagcctcctccagtgGGAAACGAGAGCCTGAATCGCTCGTTTCAGGGATCCTAAAAGTGACTCTTTCCTCGGGGAAGACAGGTGAGTGGTCATTTATGTCCTCCAGATCTACCTCGACCCGAAAGAACTGCAGGGGGTTGGAGAGCAGCAACTCGAAGGGGAGCATGCAGGTGTCGGACTGGGCGCACAGCTGCTCCCGGTCCAGCCTCCCCGCCACGACGAGGCAGCCGGAGGCGCGCTCCAAGCGAAAATGCTGGCGGCCGTCCTCCGAGACCAGGCGGGCGCGGCGAGCCGAGAGCTGCGCCGGCGTCAGCCCCGCGTCCTCGGCCAGCTCGCCCACCAGGGAGCCGCTTTCCGCCTCCTCGGCTACGGAGTAGCGGATGGGCTCGGCGCCAGCGAGCGGCAGCCCCAGCAAAGCACACACACAAAGCACTTGCCTTGCGAGCGCcatggcgcggcggcggcggcggcggcccgtgTCGGTGACGGTATCCCGGCGGGTgtcccgggcgactgtgggcggAGAGCGGCGAAGTGCGGGGCGGGCGCCTTCCCTCGCTGTCTCAGATTCCGGCCGGCGCTCCGTAAGGCAGCCGGGGTGTGCCGGCAGCAGGTGACACGGGGCAGCGCTCGCTGCCGCAGCCGCTGCCACCTCCGCCCGACTGAGCTGGGCTGCTCTAAGCTGAACtgagctcagctgggctgggctggttcTGGTCTGAGCTCGCTCGGGCTGCGCCGCTCCGGGCCCGGCCGCCTCCGCTGCCGCAGCCGCTCGGCGCCGCCTTGGCCGAGGGCACCACCCAGCGGTGCGCGCTGGGActgcagccgccgccgcccgcagcccgcgctgccgctcggcccggcccgcGATCCCCAAGGCAGCGAGACAGCCGGGGCCGGCAACGGAACGCGGCCTCAACCAGGGCAGCCCAAAGACGAGGCACAACCCAGGAAGACAGAGCCTCGGCCCTCAGCAGGAGAATTCGCACAGTGACAGTGCCATGGTGACAGCATCGGCCTGCTAATGAACACTGCACTGGCTGCATCTCCACACTCAGGCGCTGAACCCACCCCTCACTGCATCAGACAGAGGACACAGTGAAACAGTTAGTCGCATAATTTTGATAAGTCTTGTCAGGGCATTCCCAGAAGGAACATATCTACAAAAATTCTGTCTCCCCAAAGTAGTGATGTTGTTCACTTTATTTCAGTCTAACTCTATTTTTCAGTTTCTAACCCCAGAGTTATACCAATTTACAACACTTGAACTGTATCACTTCAGCATATAAAATCCT
Encoded here:
- the LOC134424616 gene encoding protocadherin beta-15-like, with translation MALARQVLCVCALLGLPLAGAEPIRYSVAEEAESGSLVGELAEDAGLTPAQLSARRARLVSEDGRQHFRLERASGCLVVAGRLDREQLCAQSDTCMLPFELLLSNPLQFFRVEVDLEDINDHSPVFPEERVTFRIPETSDSGSRFPLEEAQDLDIGSNAVQVYSITPENEHFSVSYGTGITGKKYLELVLEKPLDREEQEEMGFRLIAVDGGSPPRSGTTEINVVILDVNDNSPMFTQEEYIGKIRENMPEGSVVLTVLATDPDAGVNGEISYQISQAVGQSDSAFVIDPITGEIKLTKPLDFEAAQNHEIRVRATDGGGLSAICKVLVEVVDVNDNAPELVVSSFSSPLPENTVPGTVVALFTVRDRDSGANGKISCALQDQLFFSLRPAYKNYYELVTVSALDREETPQYILSVTAADAGSPPLTSTHTFTVDISDVNDNAPVFNQTSYTMYVRENNVPTVFVGAVSAADADVGLNAKVTYSLAAEQGPERAWCSCISVNSEKGHVFVLRPLDYERLRQTEVTVSASDAGSPPLRANVTVRLVVLDENDNAPLVLYPAQESGPASSELVPVSAEAGYLISKVVAVDADSGQNSWLSYHLLRATDPGLFSVGLQSGEVRLRRPVTERDSVKQKLVVLVRDNGKPPLSATAALSALLLKDFSDVRLPHSSPASEDQAAASLTTYLIIALVFVSLLFLISTTVLVARKVCRRKELKAGPVLYAADTLQSGLADAAAAGTLPRAYCYEISLTTGSGNSEFRFLKPILPSLPPQHCAVGQGPNEEQDFPGVPVSSEDMAPDNAGTLSAGQFNALSFD